Proteins encoded in a region of the Corynebacterium genitalium ATCC 33030 genome:
- a CDS encoding cation:proton antiporter, with product MTILLAIIGLLLATALVAAIGERTGLPWSALLTVVVAPLLFIPGIETISLDTHLILPIFIPPLLWSLARRTSWGMIRAQVHVVLVMSVMLVFLTIAALTATAMWLMPGIGLAAAMVLAAAIAPPDPVAVDAVAGSAGIPKRITGTLETEGLFNDAASIVAFNVALTALVAGGDVDFSEGALKFLYSAVVAVVVGLIAGRLAALFVNTVHDSLIRRAFTWVLPFAIFIAAEEIQASGVIAIVIAAVEMSSRASFTAEDRLSGNAFWETIELLFTGLAFGLIGMSVRDAIDDAGTMVWQAVGIGLVLSIVAFVVRFACMWVLYQFKKRMNRTDVAPLRMQEVLLMTWAGMRGLVTLALVLSIPAGTTKYHHELSVIALSVLTFTMVIPGLLLPWLVRQMDLENGPDAKGDRVNAELNQRAYLAARRAIQEHGPELAPESYEMVQVWLGEFAERRQVDPEGAKERRQAFARARKAAADLQRIALQAATEELQKARGERRYNPADVDAVLDEIDRLVIASERDALASPGQMVAWQKPTP from the coding sequence GTGACCATCCTCCTCGCAATCATCGGCCTCCTTCTCGCCACCGCCCTCGTCGCCGCGATCGGTGAACGCACCGGCCTTCCGTGGTCTGCGTTGCTGACCGTCGTGGTCGCTCCGTTGCTGTTCATTCCCGGCATTGAGACGATCAGCTTGGACACGCACCTCATTCTGCCGATCTTCATTCCACCGCTGCTCTGGTCGCTTGCTCGCCGGACGAGCTGGGGCATGATCCGCGCACAAGTGCATGTGGTGCTTGTGATGTCGGTGATGTTGGTCTTTCTCACCATCGCGGCATTGACGGCCACGGCGATGTGGCTCATGCCGGGCATCGGCCTCGCTGCGGCAATGGTGCTGGCTGCGGCGATCGCCCCGCCGGACCCGGTGGCTGTCGACGCGGTGGCGGGTTCGGCGGGCATCCCCAAACGCATCACCGGCACGTTGGAAACTGAGGGCCTGTTCAATGACGCTGCCTCCATCGTCGCGTTCAATGTCGCGCTCACCGCGCTCGTCGCTGGTGGGGACGTGGATTTCAGTGAGGGCGCGCTCAAGTTCCTCTACTCTGCTGTCGTGGCTGTGGTCGTTGGCCTGATCGCCGGCCGTTTGGCGGCGCTGTTCGTCAACACCGTCCACGACTCCTTGATACGAAGGGCGTTTACCTGGGTCTTGCCGTTCGCGATCTTCATCGCGGCGGAAGAAATTCAGGCATCGGGTGTCATCGCCATCGTGATCGCGGCAGTGGAAATGAGCTCGCGTGCGTCGTTCACCGCCGAGGATCGCCTCTCCGGCAACGCCTTCTGGGAGACCATCGAGTTGCTGTTCACCGGCCTCGCGTTCGGTCTCATCGGGATGAGCGTGCGCGACGCGATTGACGACGCTGGAACAATGGTGTGGCAAGCCGTCGGCATCGGACTCGTTCTCTCCATCGTTGCCTTCGTGGTGCGTTTCGCCTGCATGTGGGTGCTGTACCAGTTCAAGAAGCGGATGAACCGGACTGACGTGGCACCGTTGCGCATGCAGGAAGTGCTGCTCATGACGTGGGCCGGCATGCGCGGCCTGGTCACCTTGGCGCTCGTGCTGTCCATCCCCGCTGGCACGACCAAGTACCACCACGAGCTCTCTGTCATTGCCCTAAGCGTGCTGACCTTCACCATGGTCATCCCGGGTCTGCTCCTGCCGTGGCTGGTGCGCCAAATGGACCTCGAGAATGGTCCCGACGCGAAGGGCGACCGGGTCAACGCCGAACTCAACCAACGCGCCTACTTGGCTGCACGGCGGGCAATCCAGGAGCATGGCCCGGAGCTCGCGCCGGAGTCTTATGAGATGGTCCAGGTGTGGCTGGGCGAGTTCGCCGAAAGGAGGCAGGTGGATCCGGAGGGGGCGAAGGAACGTCGTCAAGCATTTGCTCGCGCGCGGAAAGCCGCAGCTGATTTGCAACGCATCGCCCTGCAAGCTGCGACTGAAGAGCTGCAGAAAGCGCGCGGCGAGCGGCGCTATAACCCCGCCGACGTCGACGCGGTGCTCGATGAGATCGACCGGCTCGTGATCGCTAGCGAACGTGACGCTCTAGCATCTCCGGGGCAGATGGTCGCGTGGCAAAAGCCCACGCCGTGA
- a CDS encoding glycosyltransferase family 87 protein encodes MLLYATMLFALLHAAVTVPFQNPGTDFTPVWTAARKYLAGQTVFDSDYTIDMPHYLYTPAGTVVIAPIGVFSDESTGRLVMLALGALCIIAALALATWMVAKRHFHYVFPLIVTVVFFTPEPVRATLSLTNINGFLLLLMVVFVWCSLRLRGANWKEHFTRPEAYVAGIVAGLAISVKPQFGVLMIISVLLFQAAVVVVAAVTCAVLFAIGWFTIAQPELFFTNLVPYLSEPRPRFNGSVAGLGIMFGWPEWVVTLLTLLVVAATLAAVVKLWRWRDVDEVMWAFVTLGVCFAGGFMASGLLQTYYAIWLLPMVLTVVRPQSPMHWPAMWLLMLVIFANPTWPFDSLILHSLPPLMFLAVPFVVTAWAFATRPSAPEMLERHVR; translated from the coding sequence GTGCTTCTGTATGCAACCATGCTGTTCGCGCTCCTCCATGCGGCCGTGACCGTCCCCTTCCAAAATCCCGGCACTGACTTCACACCGGTGTGGACTGCAGCACGCAAGTATCTTGCTGGGCAGACGGTGTTCGACTCGGACTACACGATCGACATGCCGCACTACCTGTACACGCCCGCCGGGACGGTGGTGATCGCCCCGATCGGCGTCTTCAGCGATGAGTCCACTGGCCGGTTAGTCATGCTGGCCCTTGGCGCACTGTGCATCATCGCGGCGCTGGCGTTAGCAACGTGGATGGTGGCCAAACGCCACTTCCATTACGTCTTCCCACTCATAGTCACGGTCGTGTTCTTCACCCCGGAACCGGTTCGCGCGACGTTATCCCTGACAAACATCAATGGGTTCTTGCTACTGCTCATGGTGGTGTTCGTCTGGTGCTCGTTGCGCCTGCGCGGGGCCAACTGGAAAGAGCATTTCACCCGCCCGGAAGCGTACGTGGCGGGCATCGTCGCAGGCTTGGCGATCTCTGTGAAACCGCAGTTCGGCGTGCTCATGATCATCTCGGTTCTGCTGTTCCAAGCAGCGGTGGTCGTTGTCGCCGCGGTCACCTGCGCGGTCCTGTTCGCTATTGGCTGGTTCACCATTGCACAGCCAGAGCTGTTTTTCACCAACCTGGTGCCTTATCTATCGGAGCCCCGCCCCCGCTTCAACGGCTCCGTCGCTGGCCTGGGCATCATGTTCGGCTGGCCGGAGTGGGTAGTCACGCTGCTGACACTGTTAGTTGTTGCGGCCACGCTCGCAGCCGTCGTAAAGCTCTGGCGCTGGCGAGATGTCGACGAGGTCATGTGGGCCTTCGTCACGCTTGGTGTCTGCTTCGCTGGCGGCTTCATGGCCAGCGGCTTACTGCAGACCTACTACGCGATTTGGCTATTGCCGATGGTTCTCACCGTGGTCAGACCGCAATCCCCCATGCATTGGCCGGCGATGTGGCTGCTCATGTTGGTCATCTTCGCCAATCCGACGTGGCCATTCGACAGCCTGATCCTGCACTCGCTGCCGCCGCTGATGTTTCTGGCGGTCCCCTTCGTCGTCACGGCGTGGGCTTTTGCCACGCGACCATCTGCCCCGGAGATGCTAGAGCGTCACGTTCGCTAG
- a CDS encoding three-helix bundle dimerization domain-containing protein, protein MIAIKNISQDLHARFGGAVDADVIDAVFAMALAEHMDRATVTKWIPVRAERAAIAELTKIADGTLDAAMYADAALAA, encoded by the coding sequence ATGATCGCAATCAAGAACATTTCCCAGGACCTGCACGCCCGCTTCGGCGGTGCCGTCGACGCCGACGTCATCGACGCAGTCTTCGCAATGGCACTGGCTGAGCACATGGACCGTGCAACGGTGACCAAGTGGATCCCGGTTCGCGCAGAGCGCGCCGCTATCGCGGAGCTCACCAAAATCGCTGACGGCACCCTCGACGCCGCTATGTACGCGGACGCCGCGCTTGCTGCATAA
- a CDS encoding glycosyltransferase, giving the protein MENPEDKSVKAVDVLQRILLPRKGEPHDVRMLYLIESDHNTQRVSWPDRSRVAVPEGAEVSFQTYFNAFPASYWRRWSQLSEVVLAMDVEGAATISVYRSKHDGTRISVVNVEAQDERVEIPLKLANFEDGGWLWFDVNAESEASISNAGWCAPCEPQEQTLPDGTTIAPSEKKVAVGIPTFNRPRDAVNALHALAEDPLVLGAITDVLMPDQGNQHPADEPDFAQAEQNLQGRLKIFPQGNLGGSGGYSRIMYEALNQTDAPFILYMDDDIAIEPDSILRAVQAARYAKSPILVGGQMLNLQDRSQLRTSGERVNRADFMWGAAEHAVYDHDFAKYPLGYVGTEEEDLDPRKTTSRPLHRRIDVEFNGWWMCLFPRVVAEQMGLPLPLFIKWDDTEYSLRAGRAGFPTVTWPGAAIWHMAWADKDDAIDWQAYFHLRNRLIVAALYHEGEPDGVLKSMAKSTFKHYMCMEYSTIAIQNEAMKDFLKGPDQLFEILESSLPRIQSIRKDYSDAQVIESASDLPGPTGAPGVPTNKIGGRLAKVKKIPWAVKSLLHMRKPEDRAHWEAPQLNLTAEEARWYTLSRVDSATVSTAGGTGVAFRKRDKKLADDLVDQQRELREEIDERWPELTRAYRAAKPDLTSHENWKKIFDEQ; this is encoded by the coding sequence GTGGAAAACCCCGAGGATAAATCCGTCAAAGCTGTGGATGTGCTGCAGCGCATCCTGTTGCCGCGGAAGGGTGAGCCGCATGATGTGCGGATGCTCTACCTGATTGAGTCGGATCACAACACGCAGCGTGTGAGCTGGCCGGATCGCAGCAGGGTCGCTGTGCCGGAGGGGGCGGAGGTCTCGTTCCAGACGTACTTCAATGCGTTCCCGGCGAGTTACTGGCGCCGCTGGTCGCAGCTCAGCGAGGTCGTCCTGGCCATGGATGTGGAAGGCGCGGCGACGATTTCCGTGTACCGCTCCAAGCACGATGGCACGCGCATTTCGGTGGTGAATGTTGAGGCGCAGGACGAGCGCGTTGAGATCCCGCTGAAGCTCGCCAACTTTGAAGATGGCGGATGGTTGTGGTTTGACGTGAATGCGGAGTCGGAGGCGTCGATAAGCAACGCGGGTTGGTGCGCGCCTTGCGAACCGCAGGAGCAGACGCTTCCCGACGGCACCACCATCGCCCCGTCCGAGAAGAAGGTGGCGGTGGGCATCCCGACGTTCAACCGCCCCCGCGACGCCGTCAATGCACTGCACGCGCTCGCGGAGGATCCGCTGGTGCTCGGTGCGATCACGGATGTGCTCATGCCGGACCAGGGCAACCAGCACCCGGCGGATGAGCCGGACTTCGCCCAAGCGGAACAGAACCTGCAGGGCCGGTTGAAGATCTTCCCGCAGGGCAACCTTGGTGGGTCGGGCGGCTACTCGCGCATTATGTATGAGGCGCTCAACCAGACTGACGCGCCGTTCATCCTGTACATGGACGACGACATTGCGATTGAGCCGGACTCGATCCTGCGCGCGGTGCAGGCGGCGCGGTACGCGAAGAGCCCGATTCTCGTCGGTGGTCAGATGCTCAACCTGCAGGACCGCAGTCAGCTGCGCACCTCCGGCGAGCGCGTCAACCGCGCGGACTTCATGTGGGGTGCGGCGGAGCACGCGGTGTACGACCACGACTTTGCGAAGTACCCGCTGGGGTACGTCGGCACGGAGGAAGAGGACCTCGACCCGAGGAAGACGACGTCACGGCCGCTGCACAGGCGTATCGACGTCGAGTTCAACGGCTGGTGGATGTGCCTGTTCCCCCGCGTAGTGGCTGAGCAGATGGGCTTGCCGCTGCCGCTGTTCATCAAGTGGGATGACACGGAGTACTCGCTGCGCGCTGGCCGCGCAGGCTTTCCCACGGTCACCTGGCCCGGCGCCGCCATCTGGCACATGGCGTGGGCTGACAAGGATGACGCGATCGACTGGCAGGCGTACTTCCACCTGCGCAACCGCCTGATCGTCGCCGCGTTGTACCACGAGGGTGAGCCGGATGGGGTGCTCAAGTCCATGGCGAAGTCCACGTTCAAGCACTACATGTGCATGGAGTACTCGACCATTGCGATCCAGAACGAGGCGATGAAGGACTTCCTCAAGGGCCCGGACCAGCTCTTCGAGATTCTCGAGTCCTCGCTGCCGCGCATCCAGTCGATCCGCAAGGACTACTCTGACGCGCAGGTCATTGAGTCCGCATCGGATCTGCCGGGGCCGACGGGTGCGCCGGGTGTGCCGACGAACAAGATCGGCGGCCGCCTGGCCAAGGTGAAGAAGATTCCGTGGGCGGTCAAGAGCCTGCTGCACATGCGCAAGCCGGAGGATCGCGCGCATTGGGAAGCCCCGCAGCTCAACCTCACGGCCGAGGAGGCCCGCTGGTACACGCTGTCCCGCGTGGACTCGGCCACTGTGTCTACCGCGGGTGGCACTGGTGTGGCCTTCCGCAAGCGCGATAAGAAGCTCGCGGACGATCTCGTTGACCAGCAACGCGAGCTCCGTGAGGAGATTGATGAGCGTTGGCCGGAGCTGACCCGCGCCTACCGCGCGGCGAAACCTGACCTGACCAGCCACGAGAACTGGAAGAAGATCTTCGATGAGCAATAA
- a CDS encoding phosphatase PAP2 family protein — MSNNSLNSTEVDILRELQNALYDAPGVLPVARGLSLFGEHALGWMSVAAVGAVADHEKSRQWIAMGVGAFTAHATSVILKRIVRRRRPHDPRVKIGVGTPSKLSFPSSHATSTSAAMVHLADITGSNLLYAGIPVMMASRMVLGVHYPTDTLVGALLGTGVARAAINIERNTRD, encoded by the coding sequence ATGAGCAATAACTCGTTGAACTCGACGGAAGTAGACATCCTCCGCGAGCTTCAAAACGCGCTTTACGACGCCCCCGGTGTCCTTCCGGTCGCCCGTGGGTTGAGCTTGTTCGGCGAGCACGCTTTGGGCTGGATGAGCGTCGCGGCCGTCGGTGCCGTGGCGGATCACGAGAAATCCCGCCAGTGGATCGCGATGGGGGTCGGCGCGTTCACCGCGCACGCGACTTCGGTCATCCTCAAGCGCATCGTGCGCCGCCGACGTCCGCACGATCCGCGGGTCAAGATCGGTGTGGGTACGCCATCGAAGTTGAGCTTCCCGTCGTCGCATGCGACGTCGACAAGCGCTGCGATGGTGCACTTGGCAGACATCACAGGCTCAAACCTTCTGTACGCCGGAATTCCCGTTATGATGGCCTCCCGCATGGTTCTGGGGGTGCATTACCCCACGGACACCCTGGTGGGTGCCTTGCTGGGTACCGGGGTGGCCCGCGCCGCGATCAACATTGAGAGGAACACCCGTGACTGA